The window CTTTTGGGAACTCCGTGAGCGCTGAAGAATATATGAGCCTCATCTGCATTGGGCAGTTGATCAAGTTCTTGAGCTATCAGTGCCGCCATTGCTTGAAGATATCCTGGTTGCTTGTACCAGGAGGGAATAACGGTATATTCAATTCGCTGGAGTCTTGGGTCTTGTTGCCAAATTATCTCTAAAAGCCGAAAGCTAGAGCCGCTGGTACTGATAGAAAATTGGGGATAAAGTGGCAATATAACCAATTTTTCGATACCGTCTTGGTTAAGGCGAGCGATCGCTTCTTCCGTATAAGGATGCCAGTAACGCATACCAATGTATATGTTGGCTTCCTGTCCCAAAAAGTGCAGTTGTTCTTTTAAAGCTTCGCCCTGGGCTTCAGTAATACGTCGCAATGGGGAACCACCCCCTATTTTGCGGTAGTTTTCTTGAGATTTTTTGGTACGGCGTGAGGCAATAAACCAAGCTAGGGGCTTTTGCAACCAGGGAAAAGGTAGGCGAATGATCTCTGGATCAGAAAACAAGTTATATAAAAACGGTCCTACATCCTCTAATTTCTCCGGACCACCGAGATTGAGTAGTAATACGCCTACACGACCCATAGCAGTAACAATCCCCCAATCTTTTCAGCTTTTTACTAATGTTAACAATAATATCTTGATCTAAATATATAAGTTAACTAAAAGGAAAGAAGTAATGGCACCTATATTTAAGAGATTAGAGTTACAGTTACCAGTGGCTGTATGATTCCATACTCGTGTAACCGCTTTAAGCATAGCGGTGAGGTAAAATTTCGCCAACTAGCTTTGTGTGGTTTAACAATTCACTACAGATACAAAAATTATCGACTTATGTTGCGGTAGTACACAAGCAACAAAATTTTTGGTGAAATATTCACATTCGCAAAATGTAATCGACTTAGACGCTTCACCTTTATCTTTGGATAGAACAAAGCAAATACTACCTCAAGTAGATGCAAAAATAAGTTCTTTCTTTGAAACAGAGACTGATTGGGAATTATTAAAGACTAATTTGCTA is drawn from Chlorogloeopsis sp. ULAP01 and contains these coding sequences:
- the hemH gene encoding ferrochelatase, yielding MGRVGVLLLNLGGPEKLEDVGPFLYNLFSDPEIIRLPFPWLQKPLAWFIASRRTKKSQENYRKIGGGSPLRRITEAQGEALKEQLHFLGQEANIYIGMRYWHPYTEEAIARLNQDGIEKLVILPLYPQFSISTSGSSFRLLEIIWQQDPRLQRIEYTVIPSWYKQPGYLQAMAALIAQELDQLPNADEAHIFFSAHGVPKSYVEEAGDPYQQEIEECTYLIMQTLNRPNAHTLAYQSRVGPVEWLQPYTEDAIPELAEKGVKDLVVVPISFVSEHIETLEEIDLEYREIAEEAGIHNFRRVPALNTHPVFIKALADLVVDALKAPSIKLSQVYQMKKKVKIYPPERWEWGITTSAEVWNGRIAMLGFIGLMIELITGHGLLHMLGIL